The sequence CACGGTGTTTGCCGCCTTGGCGGTACTGACCATCCGTTTGGCGGAACAACTCCTGCGCCCGTCCCAGTTTGGTTTTCTATTGGCTGCCGCTGGGGTGGGGGTGGCGGTGGGGGCGCTCCTGCTCAATCTCCTGCGGAGCCGGGGCTGGTCCTACCGGCGGTATAGTGCGGTGGGGTCCCTGGTGATGGCTGGGGCATTGGTGGGGTTGGCGGCGGCGACCCATAGTCTCCCCTGGGCACTGCTGGGGAACCTGACCCTGGGGCTAGGGGCGGCACTGGTGGCTATTCCCCTACAAACCCTCCTGCAAACCGAAACCCCGGAGGAGGTGCGGGGCAAGGTGTTTGGATTACAAAATAATGCGGTCAATATCGCCCTGAGTTTGCCCCTGGCGGTTACAGGGGTGATTGCCACGCAGGTGGGACTGCCCCAGACGTTTCTGGGTTTGGCGGGGCTGGTGCTGGTGATGGCCGTTTGGCGGGGGAACTAGGGTGGCCGATACCTATCCCATCCATCTTTGGCCGCGCCGTCTCCAACAGGCTTTGGATGCCCTACCCCCCGGTGCGCCTCCCCGGCCGGTGCCGGTGCTTGCCCCACGCCGCCGCCCCCGTTGGCCTTGGGGGGTGAGTTTAGCGGTGGTGGTAGCCGTTGGCATCATCGTTGGTGGGGTGGCGGGGCTGATACTGGCCGGATTGGGGTTGGGGTTGATCGGGGTGGGTTATGCCTGGGAAGCCCAGCAGTATCGTCAACAATACCAGCATTATCAACACCAGCAGGAAATTTATCAACGGCAAAAGCAGGTTTATGAACAATGGTTAAAGGAACATGAATCCGAAGTTCAGCAACTCCGCCAGCCGAAAATCCAACAGGCGTTACAAAAAATGGTGGCCTATCCCGAACCGGCCAAATACCCCAAACCTGGCGTGAGTGAAGCGTATTTTCATTCATTCTTAAATCAATTTTTTCCCGGTATGATTCATAGTAATCTTGCCCTGGGTGACCCGATAAAGACTCAAAAATACCCCTATGAACCGGATTTTGTTTACATAGATGAGAAGCTAAATTTATACCTAGATATTGAGATTGATGAGCCTTATTTTTATGATCAAAAAACCAAGCAGGTCAAACCCCACCATATTAATGACCAAAAACGGGATGAATTTTTTCTCGCCGCCGGTTGGGTGGTGGTGCGATTTAGCGAATATCAAGTGGTGACCCAACCCCAATCCTGTTGCAAATACATCGCTGAAGTGATTGCCCAGGTGCAACAAACCCCCTTAGATACCCGCTGGGCATTGATTCCTGATTTGGAACCTGAACCTGGTTGGGATGAGAACAAAGCCCGGCAATTGATTCGCCAGCGCGCCCGTTATCATTACTTGAAACAATACTTACCCAAGGATATTTTTCAGGCTCAGAAGGATTACATCCTGCAATTATAAATTCAAGCCCCCACGAACCCCGCATAGCGTTGCGCTACCACCGGCCAATTCACCACCTGCCACCAGGCGTTCAGGTAATCCGCCCGCCGGTTTTGATAATTCAAATAATAAGCGTGTTCCCACACGTCATTGCCCAAAAGGGGCGTGAATCCCACGCTCACCGGGCTGTCCTGATTCGGGGTGGTCATGATGTGCAACTGACCGGTTTTGTCCGCCACCAACCACACCCAACCACTGCCAAAGACCTGGGTGCCCGCCTCGGTAAACGCCTGCTGAAAGGTTGCTAAATCGCCAAAATTTTTCGCTAAAGCGGTTGCCAATGCCCCGGTGGGCGCACCCATCTGCGGCGGTCGCATACTCTCCCAAAACAGACTGTGATT comes from Synechococcus sp. C9 and encodes:
- a CDS encoding endonuclease domain-containing protein — encoded protein: MADTYPIHLWPRRLQQALDALPPGAPPRPVPVLAPRRRPRWPWGVSLAVVVAVGIIVGGVAGLILAGLGLGLIGVGYAWEAQQYRQQYQHYQHQQEIYQRQKQVYEQWLKEHESEVQQLRQPKIQQALQKMVAYPEPAKYPKPGVSEAYFHSFLNQFFPGMIHSNLALGDPIKTQKYPYEPDFVYIDEKLNLYLDIEIDEPYFYDQKTKQVKPHHINDQKRDEFFLAAGWVVVRFSEYQVVTQPQSCCKYIAEVIAQVQQTPLDTRWALIPDLEPEPGWDENKARQLIRQRARYHYLKQYLPKDIFQAQKDYILQL
- a CDS encoding superoxide dismutase, coding for MLNRRQVLWGGLALTCLGSLGAKPAGADTTQVELAVFTVPPLPYAYDALEPVIDQRTMRFHHDKHHTAYVKALNAAIAKHPELRGKPVEQLLQNLDAIPADIRTAVRNHGGGHYNHSLFWESMRPPQMGAPTGALATALAKNFGDLATFQQAFTEAGTQVFGSGWVWLVADKTGQLHIMTTPNQDSPVSVGFTPLLGNDVWEHAYYLNYQNRRADYLNAWWQVVNWPVVAQRYAGFVGA